In Lycium ferocissimum isolate CSIRO_LF1 chromosome 3, AGI_CSIRO_Lferr_CH_V1, whole genome shotgun sequence, the genomic window AACCACCGACAATTCTTTTGCCATATACATAATGAAGCCTAACTGATCTTTTACCACAATTTTTGGAAACTTCCAtgggaaaaataggaaaaaaccCGCTTACAAATCCCATATTGATAAGCTTTTAACTACTACTCCAAAATAAATAACCAATGAAACTTGTCGTTCAAAATTCTATCAAACACAAAAACGCTTGTCTTATCAATTTCTTGATTCTCGGGTATCATATATAGAGAGACTTACATGATGTGTCACTAAAACGACGATGATGCTAGAGGTTGACACTGACTGCGGTGGTTTCATCGACTTGCAAGAGTTCGGTATGGTGAAGGCCCTAACAAAATATAAACGTCATGTCTTTAGAtttaatttaattctttttcttcttattttaaagaaagaaataaaagggtAACAAATTTCAATTTAAGATTAATTAGTAAGAAGTAAAGAGTacatgaaaattaaaatcaaaattggTATCATGCATGTAATGGTAATCAAAAACCTTGAAGATTGAAGTGTGACTTTGAGAGGCAAATATAACAAAGCTAATCTCCATTTCAAACCTGAATTAATTGGCAGCAATTTCAATTCGTGAATGCAATGACATATGTATAAACATTAACATACAAGTGTATATGCGAAGATGTTAAGAAGAGAGTGACATGAAGGAATATGTGTTACCTGAATTTTGAGGAGAGAAGGATAAAATTTGCTTTCACTTAGAAATGATTGTTAAATGGAGCAGTAAGTTAGCAGTTACACGGGAATTAGGAAGCGGGAAATCTGAAATAGCAAACGGATCGGACGGATGCATCGCTTCCTTAGTGAGGCGAAACGGTCCATTGTTTAAATGGGTGTCATTTggcatttttttatttttactgaaTTAAAAGAATGTTgagaaaaatcaaataaatgaTTGGAAAAAAGATAAATCTAAATTAAAGGCTTACAAGTATATGGCCATGTCAgcactttatatatatagattgtttCCATAGACATCTTTCTTCAGTAATCATGGAAAATGAATGGAAGTTAATAGAAGCAAATGAAAATACCCAAGTTTATTGGACCTTGTAAATACATTGTGAAAGaaaatttatagaaaaataaatacatGATGCAAATCCCTGAGTTTAACTTTCCTCCTCACTGAAAACCTTCTCATCCCAATAACTACAAGAAACTCTTAAACTGGCACCGGTAGTTACCTTAACCTAATACTATGAATAAGTTAATGGATATATAAGCTtaagaaaaagagttgacttgCTAACTTTAAATGGTAACCATTCAAGGATAGGGTGATACCTTCAGTGTCTAGCAACTAAGCCACCATTTCTTAATCGCACCAAACGATCTTGAACCAATATTTTTTCCACCATTGCAAATCGTTCCTGAggaaacaacatatatacacttcTCTTGAGAATAACTTATAACAACTATGCAAATGTTAAATAAAAGCATGTGGATGTACATGGTATGTTTTCCCAATACGTACGtatgatataaatatattggCTAAATTATGGAGTTAAAACCCCACAATTTCTTCTATTTGATCGAAAGTTGAGGCGTATTTCCCTTAAATTATATGAAGATCAAAAGGTTATACAACACACAAGGAAAAACACAATTAAAAGAACAAATAGCAATTTTTTAGGAACAATAACTACATGGCTCAGAATTGAACAAACAGACAGAaggaaatattttaaattaccaGGTAATTAAGTTTGCAGATGTGCTCTATTGTTTCATCCAATGGTCAGATTAGACATATTCTTGAGGTCCATTTATATAAGATGTTTGATGAGCATAATTTAGCATAAATTCACCATTAGTGCTAATTTATAACTgaaggaaatttaaaaaaaaaaaaataactgaaGGAAATCAAAAAGTTTGAGACGTAGGCATTCTTCATTGTATTTGTTTAACGTAGCAATTAGTTAGCATTTAATTGCAGCTCACTAAATCACGTAATTAAAAAAACAACGTGTTCTATGGGAGAGAAAATTTCTTCGGTTGACGATGGTTTGAGAGAGAACAATTGCTTATTTAATCATGCACTTTCTGATATTTGAGCATAATTTAACATATCAATAAAGGATGAGAAAAGACTAAAATATATTGTACATGTAGAATTACTTTTAACAACCCACAGTATATCAGTCCAAaagttggaagttgaaagaaattCAACGCATCAAGCCTCATTTTAAAGTTGAAATAAATTGTACCATTAGGATATGCACTGGAAGATGAAAGTTCAAAGCATTGAATAGGCTGCACTAAATGGGAGTTCTGACGTGGAAAGTAAGTTcagtttttggaagaaaacaaaaagattaTAAAAATAGTTTTACATTAAGGGCGAAATGGTCGTTCACGGGCAATTTGGTAATTCAACTTCACGTTGTGGCTTTCCacttttataataatatgatatgatatgatgtaaaGCTGGACTGTCCATTGATGCAGTCTCTCTCTAAAGGGTCTTATAAACTTCAATTGAGAAACTAccgaatacaaaaaaaaaaaaaaaaaaagtgcctatcaattattgtaccaaataGCGTAGGCAGAATACTTAAAGAATCCTCCTAAATTAACGGGTTTTATTGTATTCTTCTTAATCTTTACTTGGTCCTAATTACCCCCAgtacttgtttttttttaaattttaattttataattgcTACCTCTTCAAACAATAACTGATCTTAATTAATCCTCTATAACTGACTTTTCCATAATCGTGACCTCCTCAAAAGAAAAGTTGGCACCTGTATTTTAACGGAggaataaagaatatatattGAAGGAGATAAAGAAATAATTGTGGGAATgactaaatataaaagaaaatgatattttaattttttttatatatcatgtgattgttattttaTACTCTTACGCGCCAAATATCATTTGAAATCACCTGAATTATAAAAAAGCTAAATACATGAGATAATTAGGATCAATTATTAACCGAAGGGTAACAATTATTAAAAAGCCAAATACAAAAGGCAATTGGATCaggtataatttatttttttaagaacaaaaagcACCACATTTAACAGGGTCTTTAGCTATTCTGTTAACTAGCGTATAATCGAAATTGAAGTGCCAAATTTTTTGCACATTAGTTTCGCAATATGATAATTTTAGTATTTACCGAAGTAatacccaaaaataaaaacaaagacCCAAtacaggaaaaaaaatattcgcAAGACGCAAGCACATCGATGAATATATATCTGCATCACTTGTGGGGTTCGGTGTAATACTGAAACCTTAGCACTCAGCAGATCCACCCCACCTCATTGAATAACACAAGAAAAACAGAGCAACTAACCACCCActcaggggcggagccagcccTTCGCCTATGAGTTCGGCGAATTCAGTAGATTTTGTCCgaataatatatttatattaaattttttatttaatatacataaattattaattttaaataattagaaTCCGAACCCACAAGCTTCGAATCCTAACTCTGCCTTCCGATCCCACCCACCACTCCTACCCCATTGAAGGACACAAGAAAAACAGAGCAACTAACCACCCACGCAACCCCACTGCTCTGTCTTTTTCcgttcttttttctctctctaactttactcctttttcctttttctctctctatttctttttgcccttgttgttgttgttgttgtctatTTCACCCTTTTTTCCTCTCTATCTAGACCTCACTATATACCATTCTCCATATCACTTTGATACCACAACAGAATCCCTTTTGCTTTTTCTCCTCAAAAATCCCATCTTTACCATCAGCTTCCATGAACCTTCCAGGTATATTCATTTCTCTTTctgaatatttttcttttatgtagAAAAAAGTTGGtgcattaaataaataaaagtcttcttgttaaataaataaaagtcttcttgaaaaatcattttcttttgttgtgtTTAATGCTTGGTTGTgagattacattgggtatgttttttttttgtttaatgttTGCTTGGTGTTACATTCTTGGTGTTtgttgaagtttttttttttttttttttttttttttcctctctttttttttaggGTAAGGGAGAAGGGTTTTTTTGTTTAAGTTTGTTGAAGCATTTTGctaataaacattttttttttttttttgctgttgTTGTTTTTGCTTTGATTTATATGGCTTTGTCAGCTTAGTGttcttgttttttattttgatgttttgtaGGGTGGAGCATTCAAGTGAATCAGATCTGAGGCTGTGAATGATTTTTGGCAGTTTTCATGAGGTTCTTTTTTAAACCTTAAGTTAATTAGGGTTAAACACACTTAGACTGTGTTGTATATGAAGTTTCTAGAGTAGTAGTGTAGTTTTGAGTGGTTGAAAATATTATCTAGGAGATTTGTTTTAACTGTAGTGGAGAAGTAGAAGGGTTTTGAAAATGCAGAGACCACCACAAGAAGATTTTTCTCTCAAAGAGACCAGACCCTTCCTTGGTGGAAGGAAGGTTACGGGCGATAAACTTACTAGCACCTATGACTTGGTTGAGCAAATGCAGTATCTTTATGTTCGGGTGGTGAAAGCGAAAGATTTACCGGGAAAGGATCTAACGGGTAGTCTTGATCCTTATGTTGAGGTTAGGCTTGGAAACTATAGGGGTACGACTCCTCATTTTGAGAAGAAATCGAATCCTGAATGGAATCGGGTGTTTGCTTTTGCAAAGGAACGGATTCAGGCTTCCGTACTTGAGGTGAATGTGAAAGATAAGGATGTTGTTAAGGATGACTTTGTTGGTCGTGTTATGTTTGATTTGAATGAGATTCCTAAAAGGGTCCCACCGGATAGTCCTCTTGCTCCACAGTGGTATAGGTTGGAGGACAGACACGGTAATAAAGTTAGAGGAGAGTTGATGTTGGCTGTTTGGATGGGTACTCAGGCTGATGAAGCGTTTCCTGAATCTTGGCATTCAGATGCGGCCACTGTTGTTGGTGCTGATGCTCTTGCGAATATAAGGTCTAAGGTGTACCTCTCGCCAAAGCTGTGGTACCTTAGAGTTAATGTGATTGAGGCTCAGGACTTGATTCCCGGTGACAGAAGTAGGTTTCCAGAAGTTTACGTGAAGGCTATCCTTGGAAATCAGGTATTGAAAACCAGAGTTTCGACGAGCAAGACTATTAATCCCATGTGGAATGAGGATCTGATGTTTGTAGCAGCAGAGCCATTTGAGGAACCGTTGATTTTGAGTGTGGAAGATAGAGTTGCACCAAATGAAGTACTTGGGAGATGTGCTATTCCTTTGCAGTACATTGATAAGAGGTTGGACTACAGACCTATTAACAGTAAGTGGTATAATCTTGAAAAACATATTATGGTTGAGGGAGACAAGAAGAAGGAATTCAAATTTGCAAGCAGGATTCACTTGAGGCTTTATTTGGAAGGAGGCTACCATGTTCTGGATGAGTCAACCCACTACAGTAGTGATCTTAGGCCGACCGCAAAACAATTGTGGAAGTCCAGCATTGGTGTCCTAGAATTGGGTATTCTGAGTGCTACGGGCCTTTCGCCCATGAAAGCAAAAGATGGACGGGCAACGACAGATGCCTATTGTGTCGCTAAGTATGGGCAGAAGTGGATTCGAACAAGGACAATTATAGATAGCTTTACTCCCAAGTGGAACGAGCAATACACTTGGGAAGTATTTGATCCATGTACTGTCATAACTATTGGGGTATTTGATAATTGTCATCTGCATGGAGGAGATAAACCTGGAGGGGCTCGGGACTCGAGGATTGGAAAGGTCAGGATCCGTCTCTCAACTCTCGAAACAGATCGTGTCTACACGCATTCTTATCCGCTATTGGTCTTGCATCCTACTGGCGTAAAGAAGATGGGCGAAATTCACTTGGCTGTAAGGTTTACTTGCTCATCATTAATGAACATGATGCATATGTACTCTCAGCCACTGTTACCCAAAATGCactatatttttcctttaaccGTTACTCAACTGGACAGCTTGAGGCATCAGGCCACTCAGATTGTGTCTATGAGGCTGAGTCGTGCTGAGCCACCTTTGAGGAAAGAGATAGTGGAGTATATGTTAGATGTTGGTTCTCACATGTGGAGTATGAGGAGAAGCAAAGCTAACTTTTTTAGGATTATGGGTGTTTTAGGTGGATTAATTGCTATCGGGAGATGGTTTGATCAAATTTGCAATTGGAAAAACCCCATTACGACTGTTTTGATCCATATCTTGTTCTTGATACTAGTTCTGTATCCGGAGCTGATTCTGCCTACCATTTTCCTTTATCTCTTCTTAATTGGCGTTTGGTACTACAGATGGAGGCCTAGAAATCCTCCCCACATGGATACTCGTCTTTCTTGTGCTGAGAATGCTCAGCCTGATGAATTAGACGAGGAGTTTGATACTTTTCCTACTTCACGTCCTCCTGACGTTGTTCGGATGAGGTATGACCGTTTGAGAAGTATTGCTGGAAGGATACAGACTGTGGTTGGTGACTTGGCTACTCAAGGGGAGAGGCTTCAATCTTTGCTGAGCTGGAGGGACCCTAGAGCTACCGcactttttgttattttctgcTTGATTGCTGCCATTGTGCTCTATGTGACGCCCTTCCAAGTTGTGGCGCTCTTGACTGGATTTTATGTGTTAAGACATCCAAGGTTCCGTCACAAGCTACCATCTGCTCCGCTGAATTTCTTCAGAAGATTGCCCGCAAGAACAGACTGCATGCTATGAACTGTGTTGCTGGCTGCTGTTTTCTTTGTTATCCCATGAGTTTCTCTCTCGTCtcgaattgatgaaaatgatgtaaaaatgaGTCGGGCTCTTCTTTTTTCCTGCATCTAGTGGTGAATGTTAGGTTCTGCTTTTGTGTGTTAGATCTCCCTGAACTATTAGATCTAGTAGAATTAGTTACTGTTTATTTATTctaagtttgtcaaaagtttGCTGCTTTATGCAAATCCATATTTGTTATTTTGTGAATGTTTTCTTTCTGAGAAACATGCTCCATGATTAATTCAAAGTACTCTTAATGTTCTAgttacagtttttttttttttttttttttttgatgtgaTGTTGGATGGAGGTGCAAGCATTCAAGAGCAGTTTGATTTCTTAATAAATTAGTTTTCCTTAAGAATGAAGCAATATATTTGATGTTGGAATGTCCTGTCAATGATGCCTTGACAAATGTGATATATTAGTTCTCCCTTTATGTATGCGATTAATGTAGAGAGGGAATAACTGTTCTTTGTATTGTTTGTATAATGCAAGTTGGCATTATATTAGTTGGTGATGTTTGTCTGCTTATGAAGACAAAATAAGGTAGATAACCAGAGATCCTGCAACCATGtgctatgtgtgtgtgttttttttttttttttttttttttaattttattttaataatgcTGTTGATTCTGGAATATTGTACCATGAGGTCTAATCGGGTTCCAATTTCAGCAGGCAAAAAATATTActactaggtgatttcttcttaTCAACCTAAGCTATAGTTGGTAGAGTTACTCGATATTTATATTGGTGGAAGGTAGTAAATGATCGACAAAATAGTTGAAATGTGTGCAAACGATAACTTGAGTAGAGTGCTTGACAGTTCGCTTAAGGGAAACtaatttataaaaagaaaaatggagttGCTATACCATGTCAATTTTACAAATGAAAAGTTCAAGCATGACCCTATTTTTTCCATAATTTCCTTTTAATCGCGGTGCACGATAGGATTTAATGCAACGGTAGTTTTTCATGGTCATAATTTGACTTGTAATTGAGTTTGAGTTTGGGAATCATAGcgcttttaaattttaattttatactatattaatatattttgtatttttttcaaatagtgTCAGCTGCGGTAAGTATTATCGttcagaaaaatattttttacacaAACACagtattagattttttttgtaGATCAATACCGG contains:
- the LOC132049259 gene encoding FT-interacting protein 3-like, producing the protein MQRPPQEDFSLKETRPFLGGRKVTGDKLTSTYDLVEQMQYLYVRVVKAKDLPGKDLTGSLDPYVEVRLGNYRGTTPHFEKKSNPEWNRVFAFAKERIQASVLEVNVKDKDVVKDDFVGRVMFDLNEIPKRVPPDSPLAPQWYRLEDRHGNKVRGELMLAVWMGTQADEAFPESWHSDAATVVGADALANIRSKVYLSPKLWYLRVNVIEAQDLIPGDRSRFPEVYVKAILGNQVLKTRVSTSKTINPMWNEDLMFVAAEPFEEPLILSVEDRVAPNEVLGRCAIPLQYIDKRLDYRPINSKWYNLEKHIMVEGDKKKEFKFASRIHLRLYLEGGYHVLDESTHYSSDLRPTAKQLWKSSIGVLELGILSATGLSPMKAKDGRATTDAYCVAKYGQKWIRTRTIIDSFTPKWNEQYTWEVFDPCTVITIGVFDNCHLHGGDKPGGARDSRIGKVRIRLSTLETDRVYTHSYPLLVLHPTGVKKMGEIHLAVRFTCSSLMNMMHMYSQPLLPKMHYIFPLTVTQLDSLRHQATQIVSMRLSRAEPPLRKEIVEYMLDVGSHMWSMRRSKANFFRIMGVLGGLIAIGRWFDQICNWKNPITTVLIHILFLILVLYPELILPTIFLYLFLIGVWYYRWRPRNPPHMDTRLSCAENAQPDELDEEFDTFPTSRPPDVVRMRYDRLRSIAGRIQTVVGDLATQGERLQSLLSWRDPRATALFVIFCLIAAIVLYVTPFQVVALLTGFYVLRHPRFRHKLPSAPLNFFRRLPARTDCML